The sequence below is a genomic window from Patescibacteria group bacterium.
ATTCATCAAACCTCTAGGAATGGCTCTGCCCAACCAATAAAGAGTCCACTCAGGCCCAGCTATTTTTCTGCACTCTTCTTTCAAAAACTCTGAACCTTGAATTAAATTACAAAATGGAGAATGCTTACCTTGTGATACAGCTGTTTTAATACAATAATTTCTAGAATACATTCCAGAATCAATATTATTAAATTCTCTAAATGCCTCCCAATCCTCTGTATTATAAACATAGCTCCATAAACAACTATCCTTGTGTTCACTTGACTCATTTTTAAAACAAATAGAGCGATCTTTTGCATGAATCGCTAGATCCTCAAGGCATCTATATTTACATGTTGGACCAAACATCCCTTTACATCCCCTAGGGAGTTTATTACAATATTCAGCTTTTTTTGTTCTTAAAGCTAAATCATGAATACAGCTATCTCTGCGTTCTCCTGCTTTTTGGCATAATTCTATGTTTTCTTCTTTTAAAGCAATGTCTTTGTAACATTCATCTTTTTTAATAAACATTGACTCACAATCTTTCAATGACTCATAAGAATTATCCCCATTATTAAAAAAATTTACATCACTAGGAAGCGCGGAAAAAGAAATGCGTGATAGTGAAAATATCACTGTTAAAACAGTAAAACTAATTAAAATAATTTTCTTTTTAGACATAAATTAAAAGTTAAATTTTGATATACATGTTGATACCATAAAACCACGAGACTCACCTGAACGGATATTGTGCCAACCACCTAGTCTACACATAAAATTGTCTTCGCACTTATCTATAGTCAATCGGGAACAGGTCTGTGCTTGATAAAACAGAACGGATATAATTGCGATAATGGCAATTATACAAATCGTGATGATAATTTTGATATGTTTATTTATCATTTACGTATGATTTAATTGTAAATTTAGTTTACGGTGTAATGCGATTAATCATCCTCGGAAACGGAATCGTTTCTCTCACCACGTTATCCGACGGGGCAAGCATGCTGCAATCCTCACTCACGGAGTTATTCTATTGATTAAACGCGGGAATGGAATGGTTTCGCGCACATGAGTTAACCCGCACACCCAAGCCACAATGCGCTCAAGGCCGAAACCGAAGCCAGAATGAGGTACACTACCAAATTTGCGCAAATCAAGATACCACTGAAACGCGTCCATGGGCAAATTATGTTCTTTAATGCGTTTTACTAATTCATCATAATTATCCTCGCGTTGCGAACCGCCGATAATTTCGCCATAGCCCTCTGGGGCAAGTAAATCATTGTTCAGGGCAAATTTGCCGCTTGGGTCGCGCTTCATATAAAACGCCTTGACTTCAGCCGGATAATTTTCCACGAACAATGGTTTGTCGTAAAGTTTGGTTAAAATAGTTTCGTCGTCTGCCCCAAAATCATCCATCTCACCGATGTCACTACCAAGCTCACGCAATTTTTTCACGGCCTCTTGGTGCGTTATGTGATAAAACGGCGACATCACTTTTTTTAATGGCTCAATGTCTCTTTCCAAAATTTTCAACTCTTCCTGATTCTCGGCTAAAACTTTACCAACCATAAAGCTGATTAAATCTTCCTGAATTTTCATATTTTCCTCATGCTCCACAAACGCGGCTTCCGCGTCCATCATCCAAAATTCCGTCAGGTGCCTTCTGGTTTTTGATTTTTCCGCCCTGAACACCGGCCCGAAATCAAACACTCTACCTAATGATGCAATCGCGGCCTCAAGGTATAATTGCCCTGATTGTGATAAATATGCTTTGCCTAAATCAAAATATTCAACACCAAAAAGCGTGGTCGTGCCTTCACACGCAGCCGGCGTTAATATCGGCGAATCAAATTTGACAAAATTATTTTGATGCATCCATTCGTAAGTGGCGCGGATCAACGTATCGCGCACACGCTGGATTGCCCACTGCCGGCTGGAACGGAGCCATAAATGACGGTTATCTAAAAGAAATTCCGGCCCGTGCTCTTTTTTACCAATCGGATATTCTTCGCTTGGGATTTGGTAAATTTTAAAATCAGAAACCTGCAATTCAAACTCGCCCGGGTGTTTCGGGTGTTCTGTTACCAATCCGGATAATTCAATGGAAGTTTCCAAAGTTATTTTCTGCGCGGCATTCCATTTTTCCTCTGCCTTATTGTCACCCTGAGCTTGTCGAAGGGTTTCTTTATTTAATATACACTGGCAAAACCCAGTCCCATCCCGCAACTGCAAAAACATAATTGCGCCAGATGAGCGGAAATTATAAATCCAGCCACGGAGCACAACTTCTCTGTCTTTATAATTTTTCAGGTCTTTGATGAACATGAAAAAATGGCTTGTAATAAATTAGCTTAAACTAGTTTCTTTGGTTGCAATAATATGCCAACAGATGAAGCCAACGCAAGTGTACCCATGATCGGAAACAAAATATTAAAACCAAATTTCTCCAGAATGAATCCCCCCACCGTAATTCCAATCGCATCACTAAAATTAACTAGCAATTTACGGTCCGTAT
It includes:
- the asnS gene encoding asparagine--tRNA ligase; translated protein: MFIKDLKNYKDREVVLRGWIYNFRSSGAIMFLQLRDGTGFCQCILNKETLRQAQGDNKAEEKWNAAQKITLETSIELSGLVTEHPKHPGEFELQVSDFKIYQIPSEEYPIGKKEHGPEFLLDNRHLWLRSSRQWAIQRVRDTLIRATYEWMHQNNFVKFDSPILTPAACEGTTTLFGVEYFDLGKAYLSQSGQLYLEAAIASLGRVFDFGPVFRAEKSKTRRHLTEFWMMDAEAAFVEHEENMKIQEDLISFMVGKVLAENQEELKILERDIEPLKKVMSPFYHITHQEAVKKLRELGSDIGEMDDFGADDETILTKLYDKPLFVENYPAEVKAFYMKRDPSGKFALNNDLLAPEGYGEIIGGSQREDNYDELVKRIKEHNLPMDAFQWYLDLRKFGSVPHSGFGFGLERIVAWVCGLTHVRETIPFPRLINRITP